In the Helianthus annuus cultivar XRQ/B chromosome 11, HanXRQr2.0-SUNRISE, whole genome shotgun sequence genome, one interval contains:
- the LOC110930811 gene encoding mediator of RNA polymerase II transcription subunit 7a isoform X1: protein MATATYPPPPPYYRLYTDYERDPTSAPEPPPPIQGTYLLYGSSYTTDDILPSLEDQGVRQLYPKGPNLDFKKELRSLNRELQLHILELADVLIARPSQYARRVEDISLIFKNLHHLLNSLRPHQARATLIHILELQIQRRKQAVDDIKRRREEAQRLIKEAVGTLEGQ, encoded by the exons ATGGCAACGGCAACCTATCCACCTCCACCGCCATATTACAGGCTGTACACGGATTACGAAAGAGACCCAACCTCTGCTCCAGAACCTCCTCCTCCTATTCAAGGGACCTACCTGCTATATGGTTCCAGTTACACT ACCGATGATATATTGCCAAGTTTAGAAGATCAAGGTGTTCGTCAATTGTACCCAAAAGGCCCAAATCTTG ATTTCAAAAAGGAATTGCGGTCACTAAACAGGGAGCTTCAGCTGCATATTTTAGAGCTTGCGGATGTTTTAATAGCGAGGCCATCGCAATACGCAAGGAGAGTTGAAGACATTTCTCTTATATTCAAAAATTTGCATCACCTTCTCAATTCATTACGTCCACATCAG GCTAGAGCGACACTCATTCACATACTCGAACTACAGATACAAAGACGTAAGCAAGCTGTGGACGATATCAAAAG GCGGAGAGAGGAAGCACAAAGACTTATTAAGGAGGCAGTTGGGACACTTGAGGGACAGTAA
- the LOC110930811 gene encoding mediator of RNA polymerase II transcription subunit 7a isoform X2: MATATYPPPPPYYRLYTDYERDPTSAPEPPPPIQGTYLLYGSSYTTDDILPSLEDQGVRQLYPKGPNLDFKKELRSLNRELQLHILELADVLIARPSQYARRVEDISLIFKNLHHLLNSLRPHQVCQPDIQHLTRLYQRLVILGLGHNCYQVV, translated from the exons ATGGCAACGGCAACCTATCCACCTCCACCGCCATATTACAGGCTGTACACGGATTACGAAAGAGACCCAACCTCTGCTCCAGAACCTCCTCCTCCTATTCAAGGGACCTACCTGCTATATGGTTCCAGTTACACT ACCGATGATATATTGCCAAGTTTAGAAGATCAAGGTGTTCGTCAATTGTACCCAAAAGGCCCAAATCTTG ATTTCAAAAAGGAATTGCGGTCACTAAACAGGGAGCTTCAGCTGCATATTTTAGAGCTTGCGGATGTTTTAATAGCGAGGCCATCGCAATACGCAAGGAGAGTTGAAGACATTTCTCTTATATTCAAAAATTTGCATCACCTTCTCAATTCATTACGTCCACATCAG GTTTGTCAACCCGATATACAACATCTGACCCGATTGTATCAACGGCTAGTGATTCTGGGCCTGGGCCACAACTGCTATCAAGTGGTCTGA